The Dehalobacter sp. 12DCB1 DNA segment GCTCGGGTTCACTTTGAATAGCAAATGAACCGCAATAGGTTTGAGCGATGGCTTTCATATTATGAAGTCCCAAGCCCTTATTGTTTTTATCACACTGTACGTCTTCGTAATTGAAGCCAATTCCATTGTCCTGGATCATCAGTTCACACGTATGCTGATCAATCTTTACCTGCATCTTCAATTCGTCACATTGTCCATGCCACACGGCATTCCCGCAACCTTCGCGGATAATGCGAAACATCGCATGCTTTAACGGATATGTAATTTGCTCTTCCTCACCATGAAAATCAACATGAACATGAATTTCATTCAGTGTTGAGAAATCACTCAGATAATTTCGGATGCTCGTTTCAAATACTTTTTCGCCCCTTTTGCGCGGACTGAGCCCATAAATTGAAGCCCTCAGTTCTGTACTGACATTTTTGGCAGACTGCTCGAGTATTTTTAGTTTTCGTTCAATTTGATCTCGGCTCAAATTGGACCAGTTGCCGCCCAGCGCATGGAGTCCATATACAATGCTGAAAAGAATTTGGGATACGTTGTCATGGATTTCATTGCCGATCCGATTTTGTTCTTCGAGAATCAGCAGTTGTGAAGACATGGCTTCGAAGTGATTTCGTTCCAGGATCATTGTGATAATATCCGCCAAAAATTGAACCAGTTCCTTATCCATTTCCACTTTTATGCTTGCTGCCAGGGAAAATCCCAATATTCCGTAAAGTCTGGAGGCAGATTGCAGCGGAATCAGGTCATTGACCGCGTAAAATATGTGGTTTCTCAGTATTTCATCAACGTTTACTCCATCATTTTCCCATGATTGTGCTTGAAAAAACTGATACAGA contains these protein-coding regions:
- a CDS encoding ATP-binding protein, whose protein sequence is MVNAKHKAITAYRLISWLLTSLIYIMESPENIFKYTIAVVVSLLVITVSLNDLYLKSHSKAYTQRVNIAETLVIAILLTLTGGLDSPFIWYAINPVLIAGTFLGAAYWVYLCFYLIVGSITSQMLFNPDHLRLNELILEKIYVIMVFILITIAIRLLLALVQHLDRQAEALKNQKEHIMSLYRIVEAYSAREDNRNVLENMLKLANEIIGSRASFIFLVPCKDVPASMVTANISEAEREILYQFFQAQSWENDGVNVDEILRNHIFYAVNDLIPLQSASRLYGILGFSLAASIKVEMDKELVQFLADIITMILERNHFEAMSSQLLILEEQNRIGNEIHDNVSQILFSIVYGLHALGGNWSNLSRDQIERKLKILEQSAKNVSTELRASIYGLSPRKRGEKVFETSIRNYLSDFSTLNEIHVHVDFHGEEEQITYPLKHAMFRIIREGCGNAVWHGQCDELKMQVKIDQHTCELMIQDNGIGFNYEDVQCDKNNKGLGLHNMKAIAQTYCGSFAIQSEPEHGTTLRFEFPIYQIANFVTEQKGGVA